Proteins encoded in a region of the Amia ocellicauda isolate fAmiCal2 chromosome 19, fAmiCal2.hap1, whole genome shotgun sequence genome:
- the serpinc1 gene encoding antithrombin-III, which yields MRVLAFLALCLGGALAVSDICTAKPKDLPLEPMCIYRNPNTTTETEEAEEVDAKPEKIPESTNPRVWELSKANSRFALKLFKHLAGSKTAADNIFMSPISISTAFAMTKLGACNHTLQEIMQVFQFNTIKEKTSDQVHFFFAKLNCRLYRKADKSSVLSSANRLFGEKSLTYSETFQNISEMVYGAKLLPLNFKEKPELSRVVINDWVANKTEQRIKDVLPEGVIGVDTVLVLVNTIYFKGQWKEKFDKESVYKADFHLTSTEICQVSMMYQEKKFRYAKFPEDKVKVLELPYKGNDITMVLILPMKDTPLAEVEATLDLKKLLGWLDTLTETTVAVQVPRFRIEDNFSLKEKLEDMGIHDLFSPSRANLPGILADGGNNVYISDAFHKAFLEVNEEGSEAAAATAVIAMGRSINLFREVFNANKPFLLMIREASINTIIFMGRVANPCDDQQ from the exons ATGAGGGTCTTAGCTTTCTTGGCACTGTGCCTTGGTGGCGCTCTTGCAGTGAGTGACATCTGCACGGCAAAGCCCAAAGACTTGCCGCTGGAGCCCATGTGTATCTACCGCAACCCCAACACCACAACGGAGacggaggaggcggaggaggtgGACGCCAAGCCGGAAAAGATCCCCGAGTCCACCAACCCCCGCGTGTGGGAGCTGTCCAAGGCCAATAGTCGCTTCGCCCTGAAGCTGTTCAAGCATTTAGCTGGTTCCAAGACCGCAGCGGACAACATCTTCATGTCACCCATCAGCATCTCCACCGCCTTCGCCATGACCAAACTGGGCGCCTGCAACCATACTCTACAGGAGATCATGCAG GTGTTCCAGTTTAACACGATCAAGGAGAAGACGTCCGACCAGGTGCACTTCTTCTTTGCCAAGCTCAATTGCAGGCTGTACCGAAAGGCAGACAAGTCCTCCGTGCTCAGTTCTGCCAACCGGCTCTTTGGGGAGAAGTCCCTGACCTACAGTGAGACCTTCCAGAACATCAGTGAAATGGTCTATGGGGCCAAGCTCTTGCCTCTCAACTTTAAG GAAAAGCCAGAATTGTCCCGGGTTGTCATCAATGACTGGGTAGCCAACAAAACCGAGCAAAGGATTAAAGATGTCCTCCCCGAGGGAGTTATTGGTGTAGATACAGTTCTAGTCCTTGTAAACACCATCTACTTCAAG GGACAATGGAAGGAGAAGTTTGACAAGGAGAGTGTTTATAAAGCAGACTTCCATCTGACCAGTACAGAGATCTGTCAGGTGTCCATGATGTACCAGGAGAAGAAGTTTCGCTATGCAAAGTTCCCAGAGGACAAGGTCAAAGTGCTGGAGCTGCCCTACAAAGGCAATGACATCACCATGGTGCTGATCCTGCCCATGAAGGACACTCCCCTGGCAGAGGTGGAGGCGACCCTGGACCTCAAGAAGCTGCTGGGGTGGCTGGACACCTTGACGGAGACCACAGTGGCCGTGCAAGTCCCCCGCTTCCGTATCGAGGACAACTTCAGCCTGAAGGAAAAGCTGGAAGACATGGGCATTCACGACCTCTTCAGCCCCTCAAGGGCCAATCTGCCAG GCATTCTTGCAGATGGAGGCAACAACGTGTACATCTCGGATGCCTTCCACAAAGCCTTCTTGGAG GTGAATGAGGAGGGCAGTGAGGCAGCTGCTGCCACTGCCGTCATTGCCATGGGGCGCTCCATCAACCTCTTCCGTGAGGTGTTCAACGCCAACAAACCCTTCCTGCTGATGATCAGGGAGGCCTCCATCAACACCATCATCTTCATGGGCCGAGTGGCCAATCCCTGTGATGACCAACAGTGA